From Bicyclus anynana chromosome 7, ilBicAnyn1.1, whole genome shotgun sequence, the proteins below share one genomic window:
- the LOC112045774 gene encoding uncharacterized protein LOC112045774, whose translation MGNSKSVRASHFQRPKEAVETEEDELPEENHISISNKMIERLVEDAALSGGIDTGASHAKGDFKEKMFIEKLEILDENHTNRFGLTAGEVNAILKRVENRTANMVGTEPVCGDIKRQIIECYDTADTAAHVAHCWDTIGAFSECVQEAGARRLHARSERDALELERRSRHVAHAREHALKDLS comes from the exons ATGGGCAACAGTAAGTCAGTCCGTGCGAGTCACTTCCAGCGCCCCAAGGAGGCTGTCGAAACGGAGGAAGATGAGCTGCCTGAAGAAAACCACATCAGCATTTCCAACAAAATG ATTGAACGCCTAGTGGAAGACGCTGCATTGTCAGGTGGAATAGACACGGGCGCGTCTCACGCTAAAGGCGACTTCAAAGAAAAGATGTTCATAGAAAAACTCGAGATTTTGGACGAAAACCATACAAACAGATTCGG GCTGACAGCAGGAGAAGTGAACGCCATTCTGAAACGCGTGGAGAATCGCACCGCCAACATGGTGGGCACGGaacccgtgtgcggcgacatcAAGCGCCAGATCATCGAGTGCTACGACACCGCCGACACTGCCGCCCACGTCGCCCACTGCTGGGACACTATCG GTGCGTTCTCCGAGTGCGTGCAAGAAGCGGGCGCGAGACGTTTGCACGCTCGCAGCGAACGCGACGCGCTCGAGCTTGAGCGGCGATCGCGGCACGTCGCGCATGCTCGCGAACATGCTCTCAAGGACCTCAGTTGA
- the LOC112045775 gene encoding protein Spindly gives MDYSTISNKTNITEAEDLTGGEINEKYYLLRKQYENLSSNYDAIKQELHDTRRSYQTALDVQSHLNAELESCQADELIRRNELNSRINGLQEDISALRQERTDLVEQHAKEIKVLEVENRRLREEQLVVARDSPVRDTAEFDELRAALSSVTTEAAGAKVALDEARAELVSWQIKVEELVTEVAELRAAADIRREELSAASERESAALADLAEARAMLHQVDSQDLQPHAAKGNSLFAEVEDKRQEMAKNLIQMKQTNSRLRRELANKQAELEALLHEKQTIWEQQAGAAAHYDRELIEKYEERITQLEGQCERQRRELARWFGKLCEPAAQGWLPGVLDHLKTECEQLRLEVLSRGAAQLASAAQVRELRRKIAHLTANNTKQSPIQNQVDKDDISVQKFTVQVKKIAVDDVKKKVSFN, from the exons ATGGATTACTCAACAATTAGCAACAAAACCAATATAACCGAGGCGGAAGATCTAACGGGCGGTGAAATCAATGAGAAGTATTATTTGCTCCGTAAACAATATGAAAACTTATCGAGTAACTACGACGCAATTAAACAGGAGCTCCACGACACGAGGCGGAGCTACCAAACAGCTTTGGATGTACAGAGCCACCTCAATGCAGAGTTAGAAAGTTGTCAAGCAGATGAACTAATTCGAAGGAATGAGCTGAATTCTCGTATAAACGGACTCCAAGAAGACATTTCAGCTTTACGGCAGGAGCGGACTGACCTAGTAGAACAACATGCAAAAGAGATTAAGGTTTTAGAAGTGGAAAATAGACGGTTAAGGGAGGAACAACTGGTGGTTGCGAGGGACTCTCCAGTGCGAGATACTGCAGAGTTTGATGAACTTCGTGCGGCGTTGTCGTCTGTCACAACGGAGGCAGCTGGTGCGAAGGTTGCACTGGATGAGGCGCGCGCTGAACTCGTTTCGTGGCAG ATAAAAGTGGAGGAGCTGGTCACAGAGGTGGCAGAGCTCCGAGCAGCTGCTGATATAAGAAGAGAGGAGTTGAGTGCAGCCAGTGAACGAGAGTCCGCAGCCCTGGCCGACCTGGCAGAGGCCAGGGCCATGTTGCACCAGGTTGACTCACAAGACTTGCAGCCACATG CTGCAAAAGGCAACTCATTATTTGCTGAGGTGGAGGACAAGCGCCAGGAGATGGCCAAGAACTTGATACAAATGAAACAAACTAACTCTAGG CTGCGCAGAGAGCTGGCCAACAAGCAGGCTGAGCTGGAAGCGTTGCTGCACGAGAAGCAGACCATCTGGGAGCAGCAGGCCGGCGCCGCCGCGCACTACGACAGGGAGCTCATTG AGAAGTACGAGGAGCGCATAACGCAGCTGGAGGGGCAATGCGAGAGGCAGCGGCGCGAGCTGGCGCGCTGGTTCGGCAAGCTGTGCGAGCCCGCGGCACAGGGCTGGCTGCCCGGCGTGCTGGACCACTTGAA AACTGAATGTGAACAGCTACGGTTAGAAGTGTTATCGAGAGGCGCAGCGCAACTGGCGAGCGCCGCCCAAGTGAGGGAGCTGCGAAGGAAAATCGCCCATCTGACCGCCAACAACACTAAACAATCGCCCATACAAAACCAAGTCGATAAAGACGATATTAGCGTGCAAAAATTCACCGTGCAAGTCAAGAAAATTGCTGTTGATGATGTTAAGAAAAAAGTGTCTTTTAATTGA
- the LOC128198242 gene encoding uncharacterized protein LOC128198242 → MPKICEVPQCKEIGAHQFPVGVEIRKKWLKAIRRPNFKPENNSRLCRLHFLETDYQNISNYTGTVHLHRYLKKTAVPSVFPWTTKSLSEAAKCREERLLARNSRKSLFQQTDTVQPFKFEVLRHSENSGNLTQEYDISIPNIANEVYIETEVTEESIRETPIQQATVGVQTSAILKIFSTELLLTDDEAVMFYTGLESYSKFQLVLSTLLPMANNLNYRWSKVIRLSVEEQFLILLIKLRRNKPDFELAKMFNVSKTVVSNIIVTWVNFIYDVWSMIDIWPQRDLVDYHMPQIFKNESSKTRVIIDATEVPIAKPSNPISQKATYSAYKNTNTLKFLIGSTPGGLLVYCSDGYGGATSDRQMIERSSLIKICDEGDSIMADRGFNVQDLFASKNITINIPTFLKGCSQLPGVVLKQDQRLASQRVHIERLIGLTKTYKILQTPIISFYVPIASKIFFICMMLCNFREKIVNKNKKA, encoded by the exons atgccAAAGATATGTGAAGTGCCCCAATGTAAAGAAATCGGCGCCCACCAATTTCCTGTAGGTGTAGAAATTAGAAAAAAGTGGTTAAAAGCCATAAGGCGACCTAACTTTAAGCCTGAAAATAATTCTAGGTTATGTAGACTTCACTTCCTAGAAACGgattatcaaaatattagtaattatacAG GTACTGTACATCTGCATCGGTATTTGAAAAAAACTGCTGTTCCATCTGTGTTTCCTTGGACAACAAAAAGTCTATCTGAAGCAGCTAAATGTCGAGAGGAAAGGTTGTTAGCTCGTAACTCTAGAAAATCACTTTTTCAACAGACCGATACTGTTCAACCATTTAAATTTGAGGTCTTGAGACACTCTGAAAATAGTGGTAATCTTACCCAAGAATATGACATCAGCATCCCTAATATTGCCAATGAAGTATACATAGAGACGGAAGTAACAGAGGAATCCATACGTGAAACCCCAATACAACAGGCAACAGTTGGAGTACAAACAAGTGCGatccttaaaatattttctaccgAATTATTGTTAACTGATGATGAGGCAGTCATGTTTTATACTGGCTTAGAATCATATTCTAAATTTCAACTAGTTCTGAGTACTCTTTTACCAATGGCGAATAATTTGAATTATCGTTGGAGCAAAGTTATAAGGCTTTCAGTGGAGGAacagtttttaatattgttaataaagcTCAGACGCAATAAACCTGATTTTGAGCTTGCTAAAATGTTTAATGTAAGCAAAACAGTAGTATCTAATATAATAGTTACATgggttaattttatatatgatGTGTGGTCAATGATTGATATTTGGCCGCAACGTGATTTAGTGGATTATCATATGcctcagatttttaaaaatgaaagtaGCAAAACAAGGGTAATTATTGATGCAACAGAGGTTCCTATTGCAAAGCCAAGTAATCCTATATCACAGAAAGCCACATACAGTGCatataaaaacacaaacactttgaaatttttaattggaTCAACACCAGGTGGCCTTCTAGTTTATTGTTCAGATGGGTATGGTGGAGCTACTAGTGACAGGCAAATGATTGAACGCAGCTCATTAATAAAGATTTGTGATGAAGGTGACAGTATTATGGCTGATAGAGGATTTAATGTACAGGACTTGTTTGCCTCTAAAAATATCACAATCAACATACCAACTTTTTTGAAAGGTTGTTCACAGTTGCCTGGTGTTGTTCTAAAGCAGGATCAGAGACTTGCCAGTCAACGGGTACATATTGAAAGGCTAATTGGTTTGACAAAAACTTATAAGATTCTACAAACACCAATAATCTCATTTTATGTTCCTATTGCctcaaaaatattctttatatgcATGATGTTATGCAATTTTAgagaaaaaattgtaaataaaaacaaaaaagcataA
- the LOC112057163 gene encoding uncharacterized protein LOC112057163, with protein MDALKQTYSTWRICELKAELKKRGASLKGKKADLVERLELYDQNFNFGNTAIPENDDPSMQVPDANTYWDINSNTMLPPLNELHIRQYFCFTNKKLDEAKTLYESRYLILARASNVGDTTFIKGVCKKTMKALQYEVHVKLHQNGTPQESHCECPAGSGVEAKCKHFGVLLHGIAHMVRDKVVLLHQVCTQQLQTFHVPKGPFTASPLVAHKLPKKKPAKKFTPYPVQNICKENYNTKFRSLILNFPNSTMPFKQLFEPANPYAIVWDHAYTSKNPEDELLEKLNLLHVTNFTINNIEKNTRRQKESSLWHEERKYRITASKFYTVCHLRDSSKPGFSKIILNERNFKSRATTHGILNESVALKEYVKKYDVNIEPCGLFINKERPYLGATPDGLLGNETIIEIKCPYTSRNKMISPVTVPYLVYDNINKTLVIKKSSPYYYQIQGQLYCTEKLYCNLIVYTYKEMVVIFVSRDNEFINNMLNKLDNFYYNYFKAEILKQLLYNEYDLIKKRSQ; from the exons ATGGACGCTTTAAAACAAACGTATTCGACATGGCGGATATGTGAACTAAAGGCGGAATTGAAAAAACGAGGTGCATCGCTTAAAGGAAAGAAAGCAGATCTTGTTGAAAG ATTGGAACTGTATgaccaaaattttaattttgggaaTACTGCCATTCCAGAAAACGATGATCCTTCAATGCAAGTTCCTGATGCCAACACATATTGGGATATTAATAGTAATACTATGTTGCCACCGCTAAATGAATTGCATATAAGGCAATACTTTTGCTT TACTAATAAAAAACTGGATGAAGCTAAAACATTATATGAGTCCAGATACCTCATCCTTGCGAGAGCTTCAAATGTAGGTGACACCACATTTATTAAAGGAGTCTGTAAAAAAACCATGAAAGCTCTACAGTATGAAGTCCATGTGAAGTTACACCAAAATGGAACTCCACAAGAATCTCACTGTGAATGTCCTGCAGGAAGTGGTGTTGAGGCAAAGTGCAAGCATTTTGGTGTACTTTTACATGGTATCGCACACATGGTTAGGGACAAGGTTGTATTGCTACATCAAGTATGTACACAGCAACTGCAGACATTTCATGTCCCTAAAGGGCCCTTTACGGCATCTCCATTAGTAGCTCATAAGTTACCAAAAAAGAAGCCAGCTAAAAAATTTACCCCTTACCCAgttcaaaatatttgtaaagaaaattacaatacaaaatttcgtagccttattttaaattttccaaattcgACAATGCCTTTCAAACAGTTGTTTGAACCAGCAAATCCTTACGCTATTGTATGGGATCATGCATATACATCCAAAAATCCAGAAGATGAATTGCTGGAAAAGTTAAATTTGTTACATGTCAccaattttactattaataatattgaaaaaaatacaagaagaCAAAAAGAATCTTCATTGTGGCATGAAGAGAGAAAATATAGGATTACTGCAAGCAAGTTTTACACAGTTTGCCATTTAAGAGACTCCTCAAAGCCaggttttagtaaaataattttaaacgaaagaaatttcaaatcaaGGGCAACAACTCATGGCATTTTGAATGAGTCAGTTGCATTAAAGGAATATGTAAAAAAGTATGATGTCAATATTGAACCATGTGgcctgtttataaataaggaaaGGCCCTACTTAGGAGCTACTCCTGATGGTCTACTAGGTAATGAGACCATCATAGAAATTAAATGCCCATACACTAGTAGGAATAAAATGATTTCACCTGTTACTGTACCCTATCTAGTGtacgataatattaataaaacattagtgATAAAAAAGAGTAGTCCATATTACTACCAAATTCAAGGCCAGTTGTATTGCactgaaaaattatattgtaatttaattgtgtacACATATAAAGAAATggttgtaatttttgtttcaagagacaatgaatttattaacaacatgttaaataaattggataatttttattataattattttaaagctgaGATTTTAAAACAACTATTATATAATGAGTAtgatttaataaagaaaagaagTCAATAA